The genomic stretch gtatagctaccccagtatagccagtagttaccccagtatagcaagtacagttagcctagtatagcaagtatagctaccccagtatagcaagtacagttaccacagtatagcaagtacacttagcctagtatagcaagtatagttaccccagtatagcaagtacagttaccacactatagcaagtacagttagcctagtatagcaagtatagttaccccagtatagctagtacagttaccacagtatagcaagtacagtcagcccagtatagcaagtacagttagcctagtatagcaagtatagttaccccagtatagcaagtacagttaccacactatagcaagtacagttagcctagtatagcaagtatagttaccccagtatagctagtacagttaccacagtatagcaagtacagtcagcccagtatagcaagtacagttagcctagtatagcaagtatagttaacccagtatagcaagtatagttagcccagtatagcaagtatagttagcccagtatagccagtagttagcccagaatagcaagtatagttagcccagaatagcaagtatagttagcccagaatagcaagtatagttagcccagaatagcaagtatagttagcccagaatagcaagtatagttagcccagaatagcaagtatagttagcccagaatagcaagtatagttagcccagaatagcaagtatagttagcccagaatagcaagtatagttagcccagtatagcaagtatagttagcccagtatagcaagtatagttagcccagtatagcaagtatagttagcccagtatagcaagtatagttagcccagtatagcaagtatagttagcccagtatagcaagtatagttagcccagtatagcaagtatagttagccgagtatagcaagtatagttagcccgcaaacaagccagcaagaggtggatCAAAAACTGCACAGAACTATGATCACTGCGTACTTGTTAAGTTGCATGTGTAACAATCCCAGGCCTAAGGCCTGACCTATGCAGCACAGAAGTATCGGAACAGGTAGTGAGGCTAGATTCAAAGGTGGAAAAACGCTGGTATATAGACAGCCGCCTTACCGAGAAGAGAATGTATTTTGAATACGGTCCGCCACGGCCACGCTATCACGGCACGCTATCCCCCTGTCTCGCTGCCTCACACTGCCCGGGAAAAGCGCAGCTGCATAGGCTACACACGCTGACGCCAAGAAAGATGGGATGGGCTGGGCTGGGCGTGACTTCCGGCTTCTGCGGCTGCGCTCTAATGCGTGCAGGCGGAGATGTAGCCGCGTGCACTCGCGGCTAATGAAGGAGGGAGCGGGACGGTAGTCACCAGCAAAAAAATCATTGTGAGGCAGGGGATTTGCCGCGGCCCGGTGCGAAACGCCCCGCGGCCCGGTATTGGGTCGcggaccgggggttggggacccctggtctagataaTCACACTTACAAGTTTTCTTGATTGTGAAAACGTCAAATATCTCACCAAGAAGCCTGTAGAAAGCTCGCCTCATCTCAGCCGTGATGGTGGTCCGCTTCTGAGGGTCAAATGGAGCATCGAAGGCCTCTGGTTCAGGGTGGATATCCATCGCCCACGTCACCCTTCTGAAGACAGAAAACAGTCATTAGTCAAAACCGTTAGTCAAAACAATTGCAGTTCATTCATAGTCTTTTCAAATGCATTTATTTCTACATACCGTGCCTTCTTAGGTGGACAAAATGAGGTacgggagacatggtgtggggtcTTCTCTGCTGCTGGTGGAGCGGATGGTTCTGCCCCATCTACAGATGTTTGGAGCAGAATTGGAACATGAGGCCCAGACCTGACTTTCTCTCGTGCTTTAGCTGGCTCTGCATGCCGATCTGTGTGCTGAGCAAATGGCAGAACTGAGAAAGCCAGAATGGCAAACTTTTGATCCGCAGAGGATGTAACCAGTGCTGCCGGATCATCAGTTGGTGGTGTTACTGCCACTGCAGAGCCTGCCAAGTGTAGCGGAAAGGGAAGCTCTGAAAAGGCCAGAATGGCAAACTCCTGACCTGGAGATGTTATCTCTGCAGTTGGTGCAGCCAGATCACTGGTGGGTGGTGGAGATTGCCCATCAAACCCATCCAAAGCTTCCGCAAATGGCAAACTTGCCAGAGCAAGGAAGGTGAAGCTATTGTTGGCAGTTGCTGCAGGCACAGCTGGCTCAGCATCTTTAGATATAGGGCATGCAGGCACAGCTAAGTCACGAGGTGGTGGTATGTCAGGCACAGCAGTGACGTCAGTCACTTGCTGTGATGGGATGTTCCAATCCTGGGAAACATCTGTAGCGAAGCCGATGGTGTGTGCTCTGTAAGagataatataaaataaaacatgcaaGTTATAATCTTAGCATCATAAATTGACAACATCACAGCAATACCATGTCACTATTCATCACTCTCCCTGCAAAGTActtagcataaagcatagctacaAGACTATGGCCTACCACTCCTATCCTGCCCACGATcaacctaaggccccgttcacactgcacgcatttccagccgcgtattagaaacgcgtgcaggaggcagacacgcacgacatcagacagtgcatagagtgcactgtctgatgttcacactgcatgcgttccggacctgtgcggtccgggaacgcatgctgcacgcattttttgtaaaaacgcgtggctgtcccattcacttttcagtgatgggatcagccacgcaacgcacacaaacgcggatggcgtgcgttcgcatgcattgcgttccgcacgcatggccatccgcgtttgtgatgtgaacggggcctaagtttaTTGTCCTGTCTGATTGATACTTTGAATTTTCCATTAAAGTTGATAGCAGATCTGTCAGAT from Hyperolius riggenbachi isolate aHypRig1 chromosome 5, aHypRig1.pri, whole genome shotgun sequence encodes the following:
- the LOC137519617 gene encoding uncharacterized protein → MHSGPDSERAHTIGFATDVSQDWNIPSQQVTDVTAVPDIPPPRDLAVPACPISKDAEPAVPAATANNSFTFLALASLPFAEALDGFDGQSPPPTSDLAAPTAEITSPGQEFAILAFSELPFPLHLAGSAVAVTPPTDDPAALVTSSADQKFAILAFSVLPFAQHTDRHAEPAKAREKVRSGPHVPILLQTSVDGAEPSAPPAAEKTPHHVSRTSFCPPKKARRVTWAMDIHPEPEAFDAPFDPQKRTTITAEMRRAFYRLLGKRSIRDFLPHDGCRRVSDKYLLAMVLIYFSRAGHSFDEYTIRNFYTALYIANKMEEDMPFYRCIYEFAAPYFSSKDDFYEASWTFVARMGFWARVSRDECRQVMSRQFHRAWRRKRMAHHGVAIHASRLTRREKILMKPGRGYTCDQCLRSRSCLSCCILQ